A region of Oscillatoria sp. FACHB-1406 DNA encodes the following proteins:
- a CDS encoding peptidylprolyl isomerase codes for MTQAFLRIEDRVLNAEDIAALLEKYNLLPQLAREAIIDRAIEEIAIAPDEIERTCESFWNQRQLLQPEVQKQWLWQQGITPEQLREKLLRELKILKFKKDTWSNHLSDYFLLRKSSLDGVVYSLVRTSNLNIAQELYFRIQTGESLFAEVARQYSLGPEAQTGGLVGPVELSRLDPALAEVLVSSEIGQLRPPLQFGEWSILLRLEERIPAQLNGIMEQKLLDELFESWLQERVTEVVQQHKLERHLVTQ; via the coding sequence ATGACTCAAGCATTTCTCAGAATCGAGGATCGCGTTCTTAACGCTGAAGATATTGCCGCTTTACTAGAGAAATACAACCTTTTGCCGCAACTTGCGCGCGAAGCCATTATCGATCGAGCGATTGAAGAGATTGCGATCGCACCGGATGAAATCGAGAGAACTTGCGAGAGTTTCTGGAATCAGCGCCAACTCTTGCAACCCGAGGTTCAAAAACAATGGTTGTGGCAGCAAGGAATCACCCCAGAACAACTGCGAGAAAAGCTGCTGCGAGAATTAAAAATCCTTAAATTCAAAAAAGACACTTGGAGCAATCATCTCTCCGATTATTTTCTCCTGCGCAAAAGCAGTTTGGATGGCGTTGTTTACTCCCTGGTACGAACTTCTAACCTCAATATTGCCCAAGAACTCTACTTTCGCATTCAAACTGGCGAGTCTCTGTTTGCTGAAGTTGCGCGCCAATACTCCCTCGGTCCAGAAGCGCAAACCGGCGGACTCGTCGGTCCAGTGGAACTCTCGCGTTTAGATCCCGCCCTTGCTGAGGTTCTTGTTTCTAGTGAAATCGGACAATTGCGTCCGCCTCTTCAGTTTGGGGAATGGTCGATTTTGCTCCGCCTTGAAGAACGGATTCCCGCCCAACTCAACGGCATTATGGAACAAAAATTACTGGATGAGTTGTTTGAAAGTTGGCTGCAAGAACGAGTCACGGAGGTTGTGCAACAACATAAATTAGAGCGCCATCTCGTGACTCAATAA
- a CDS encoding Ycf66 family protein: MLAHILAIAVALGSFVLFMAAFFFPEVHRKYDFLWSGVAMFYALVLWICAGRITGGVLLGQTASVALLGWLGWEAFSLRRATTADGEKTVISPETQAKINRLSPNILFAPITNRFRKPKPPTSAPVESVATLVEEAEDPQTDKLESLADRIAPPSPKVEETTSDSVSASETNPEAEAQATAESITPPPQTPLEDNPDGEESETIEVATLSVEQSVDLETGEVLSESVEILLETIEMETEENPSVSEGESSASFIPLEKEETQAEKDEAAREQEPLASVEDERADWEKEESAIDLDTENSQPMPPQPPTPEMVEAAQEIKKHGNPETPVREFAPEVDLAPYAEPPNE; encoded by the coding sequence ATGCTTGCCCATATCCTCGCGATCGCCGTCGCCCTCGGAAGCTTTGTCCTATTCATGGCCGCTTTCTTTTTCCCCGAAGTTCACCGCAAGTACGACTTCCTCTGGAGTGGTGTTGCCATGTTCTACGCCCTCGTACTGTGGATTTGCGCCGGACGCATCACCGGCGGCGTATTATTGGGTCAAACGGCTTCCGTTGCCCTCCTCGGTTGGTTGGGATGGGAAGCTTTCAGTCTGCGCCGTGCTACCACCGCAGACGGCGAAAAAACAGTGATTTCCCCCGAAACCCAGGCAAAAATTAACCGCCTCTCCCCGAATATCCTATTTGCCCCGATTACCAATCGCTTCCGCAAACCCAAACCGCCAACCTCTGCCCCCGTTGAGTCCGTTGCGACTTTAGTTGAAGAAGCAGAAGACCCTCAAACCGACAAGCTCGAATCGCTCGCCGATCGCATCGCGCCTCCCTCCCCGAAGGTTGAGGAGACAACCTCCGACAGTGTAAGCGCCAGCGAGACAAACCCCGAAGCAGAAGCACAAGCAACCGCAGAAAGCATCACTCCTCCCCCCCAAACTCCCCTCGAGGACAATCCAGACGGCGAAGAATCCGAAACAATCGAAGTTGCCACCTTAAGTGTCGAACAATCCGTCGATTTAGAAACCGGCGAAGTTTTGAGCGAATCGGTAGAAATCCTTCTCGAAACGATCGAAATGGAGACTGAGGAGAATCCCTCCGTTTCAGAGGGCGAATCGTCCGCTAGTTTTATCCCTTTAGAAAAAGAAGAGACTCAAGCAGAAAAAGATGAGGCTGCCCGAGAACAGGAACCTCTAGCCTCTGTCGAAGACGAGCGCGCCGACTGGGAAAAAGAAGAAAGCGCGATCGATCTCGATACTGAAAATTCTCAACCAATGCCGCCCCAGCCCCCCACCCCAGAAATGGTGGAAGCGGCGCAAGAAATCAAGAAACATGGCAATCCTGAAACGCCGGTTCGTGAATTTGCACCCGAAGTTGATTTAGCTCCCTATGCCGAACCGCCTAATGAATAG
- a CDS encoding DHA2 family efflux MFS transporter permease subunit, whose amino-acid sequence MTNISSSPNSKAELSPEAFAGYVQGPLKWAIALTAALGAILEVIDTSIVNVALTEIQATLGATISEVGWVVTAYAIANVILIPLSAWLGDFFGKKTYFVFSMVGFTLSSVLCGFSVNLPMLIVARILQGLCGGGLLAKAQAILFESFPPAEQGLAQAVFGVGVIAGPAIGPTLGGYLTDSLGWRWIFFINLPVGIVATIMALLFLRPDAKKRSQQRQPVDWWGILFLIIAVGSLQTLLEEGETEGWFDSPFIIRLAIAAVVGLFLFIRRELRVKHPAVDLRVLRHRALAAGSLYSGILGMGLYGALFAVPLFAQGILRYSATQTGWLLAPGALASAIMMVLLGKISTKVDARILIGMGAIGTTLVMFDLAQITPQTGTDNLFWPLVWRGATTVLMFLPLSLATLGGLPPEDISAGSGFYNLMRQLGGSIGIAILASLLDRRQTFHRAMLLTDLSGYDRETLQRLEALTGYFQSRGVDAAIAQQQALETLDRLVSLQSAVLSYADIFRFVGIIFLCSLPLLLFLGKGGRGAKAPVGH is encoded by the coding sequence ATGACCAATATTTCCTCCTCACCGAACTCAAAAGCCGAACTCTCCCCAGAAGCGTTTGCCGGTTACGTGCAAGGCCCCTTAAAATGGGCGATCGCGCTGACAGCAGCTTTAGGCGCAATTCTCGAAGTCATCGATACCAGCATCGTGAACGTGGCACTGACCGAGATTCAAGCCACCTTGGGCGCAACCATTAGCGAAGTGGGCTGGGTTGTCACCGCCTACGCCATCGCCAATGTCATTCTCATTCCCCTTTCGGCTTGGTTGGGCGACTTCTTCGGCAAAAAAACCTACTTTGTCTTTTCAATGGTTGGGTTTACGCTTTCCTCAGTTCTCTGCGGTTTTTCGGTCAATCTGCCGATGCTGATCGTAGCGCGCATCTTACAAGGACTTTGCGGCGGCGGATTGCTCGCTAAGGCACAAGCGATTTTGTTTGAAAGCTTTCCCCCCGCCGAACAGGGCCTCGCTCAAGCCGTCTTTGGAGTCGGGGTGATTGCGGGGCCAGCGATTGGTCCGACTTTGGGGGGATATTTAACCGATAGCCTTGGATGGCGCTGGATTTTCTTTATTAACCTGCCGGTGGGCATTGTCGCAACAATTATGGCGCTGCTGTTTTTGCGTCCGGATGCCAAGAAGCGATCGCAACAACGACAACCCGTAGACTGGTGGGGCATCCTCTTTTTAATTATCGCCGTGGGCAGCTTGCAAACGCTGCTCGAAGAAGGGGAAACTGAAGGTTGGTTTGACTCCCCTTTTATTATCCGCCTCGCGATCGCAGCGGTGGTTGGCTTATTCCTGTTTATCCGCCGCGAACTGCGGGTAAAACATCCCGCTGTCGATTTGCGCGTCTTGCGCCATCGCGCCTTAGCCGCTGGCAGCCTCTATTCCGGCATTTTGGGGATGGGCTTGTATGGGGCGCTGTTCGCCGTTCCCCTCTTCGCCCAAGGGATATTGAGGTATTCCGCCACGCAAACCGGCTGGTTGCTTGCTCCCGGCGCGCTCGCCTCAGCAATCATGATGGTGTTGTTGGGGAAAATTTCCACCAAAGTAGACGCTCGTATTTTAATCGGTATGGGCGCGATCGGCACGACCCTCGTTATGTTCGATCTCGCCCAAATTACTCCCCAAACCGGCACGGATAATCTCTTTTGGCCCTTAGTGTGGCGCGGCGCGACCACCGTTCTCATGTTTTTGCCCTTAAGTTTAGCGACTTTGGGCGGTTTGCCCCCAGAAGATATTTCCGCCGGTTCCGGTTTTTATAACTTAATGCGGCAGTTGGGCGGCAGCATTGGCATTGCAATTCTGGCTTCCTTGCTCGACCGACGGCAAACCTTTCACCGCGCTATGCTATTAACAGATTTAAGCGGTTACGATCGCGAAACCCTACAACGACTCGAAGCGCTAACAGGATATTTTCAAAGTCGCGGTGTCGATGCCGCGATCGCGCAGCAACAAGCCCTAGAAACCCTCGATCGCCTCGTCAGCCTGCAATCTGCCGTTCTCTCTTACGCCGATATCTTTCGATTTGTAGGAATTATTTTCCTCTGTTCTCTACCGCTTTTATTGTTTCTCGGTAAGGGCGGGCGCGGCGCAAAAGCCCCAGTAGGGCATTAA
- a CDS encoding YihY/virulence factor BrkB family protein, which yields MRVPRCLLFFTYLNFTTLRLALLQAMEQRLGGLSAEMAYNTMLALFPTILATIAAIAIFEESLQATFLGVIQQLAGRGNSSLELTFRDLVTQLKMFAPDMAWALVKSVVAEITQTKSKSLFSLSFLAAIWIASSAVGAAMNALDQIQRIPLPYRRPFWKSRIIAILLTLGSIGLMVMASFLVLMGDFIFKFSLSLIFQLPELLNNLPGVAENSFSADNAKALTARIVFFLDLWGLLRWPVALGIVSTSFAFIYRYGPSRRKRGTPIVPGAILAALSWACISGLFRLYVNNFGHYNRVYGTVGAVIVLMLWLYMTSLVMLLGAQLNTTIGEKMLAKSSKPPLNFEVRRDRVDKPDKI from the coding sequence ATGCGAGTCCCGCGTTGTTTACTATTCTTTACCTACCTCAACTTCACGACGTTGAGGTTGGCATTGTTGCAAGCAATGGAACAACGCTTGGGAGGCCTATCGGCAGAAATGGCTTACAATACCATGCTCGCACTCTTCCCCACGATTCTAGCAACGATCGCGGCGATCGCAATTTTCGAGGAATCCTTACAAGCCACCTTCTTAGGCGTTATCCAACAACTCGCTGGCAGAGGTAACTCCTCGTTAGAATTAACCTTCCGAGATCTCGTCACTCAACTCAAAATGTTTGCGCCCGACATGGCTTGGGCCCTCGTCAAAAGTGTTGTCGCCGAAATTACGCAAACCAAAAGTAAAAGTTTATTTTCCCTTAGCTTTCTGGCCGCAATTTGGATTGCCTCTTCCGCCGTCGGTGCTGCCATGAACGCCCTCGATCAAATTCAACGCATTCCCCTCCCCTACCGGCGGCCGTTTTGGAAATCAAGAATCATCGCGATTCTACTCACGCTGGGCAGCATTGGTCTGATGGTGATGGCTTCGTTCCTAGTATTAATGGGGGATTTTATCTTTAAATTCTCACTGAGCCTCATTTTCCAGCTTCCCGAACTGCTTAATAATCTTCCCGGCGTAGCCGAAAACTCTTTCTCTGCCGATAATGCCAAAGCTTTAACCGCTCGCATCGTCTTTTTCTTGGATTTATGGGGTTTACTGCGTTGGCCGGTCGCGCTAGGAATTGTTAGTACATCTTTTGCCTTTATTTATCGCTATGGCCCCAGCCGTCGCAAGCGCGGAACGCCCATTGTTCCGGGCGCGATTTTAGCAGCGCTTTCTTGGGCTTGTATTTCCGGTTTGTTCCGCCTCTATGTCAATAATTTCGGGCATTATAATCGGGTTTACGGAACGGTAGGAGCCGTTATTGTGTTGATGTTGTGGTTGTATATGACTTCTTTGGTGATGTTACTGGGGGCGCAACTCAATACGACCATTGGCGAAAAGATGCTGGCGAAATCGTCGAAACCGCCCCTCAATTTTGAGGTTAGACGCGATCGCGTGGATAAGCCCGATAAAATTTAA
- a CDS encoding DUF2079 domain-containing protein, protein MKIGCCCVGGDGILSASQASKTIQESNRQRKELIVERQQNSLIAAIALFGLLLFACSSLKHALYRSTAADLGIFDQAIYLISQGKTPISSLLGFHILGDHAAFIYYPIALLYKLYPSVYWLFALQAIALSSAALLASNLALDAGLPRSQSRLVAFAYLFYPLIFNINLFDFHPDVFVPFGLFAAVLSARRGKIIGFCAAIALILSCKAVLSLTVAAMGVWLFACEKKRLYGAIAFCAGIAWFAIATQIIIPTFGGAGATLGRHLWRYAYLGSSFNEIFQNFLFKPQLLLGQIFSFDSLRYLLLLVLPLLWGLSPRRLAPLIAAIPALCLNLLADDPNQRDLYYQYSLPVLPFLILSVIATLAAGEGLRLRRKTVMLWCAIAFFAFAKHYYILRFLSTFDTWTATTQAMSAIPPNASVLTDNELAPHLTHRPTLKLINTPLSEAELGAFDFVLIDLRRPWPDHVALAQQRVAYFRQQPNFNLVSQRDEIYLFARKPQSSSILR, encoded by the coding sequence GTGAAAATTGGTTGCTGCTGCGTCGGAGGAGACGGCATTTTGAGTGCAAGCCAAGCTTCAAAAACGATACAAGAATCCAATCGGCAACGCAAGGAACTTATCGTCGAACGGCAGCAAAATTCGTTAATTGCTGCGATCGCGCTGTTCGGTTTACTCCTCTTCGCCTGTAGCAGTTTAAAACACGCCCTCTACCGTTCGACAGCAGCAGACTTAGGGATTTTCGACCAAGCCATTTACCTCATTAGTCAGGGAAAAACGCCAATTTCGTCGTTATTGGGCTTTCATATCTTAGGCGATCATGCAGCCTTCATTTATTATCCGATCGCGCTCCTCTATAAACTCTATCCCTCTGTTTATTGGCTCTTTGCGCTACAAGCGATCGCGCTCTCTTCTGCCGCCCTCCTCGCCTCTAACCTCGCTCTAGATGCCGGTTTGCCGCGTTCCCAAAGTCGCTTAGTCGCCTTCGCCTACCTCTTTTACCCCCTCATCTTCAATATCAACCTCTTCGACTTTCACCCCGATGTTTTTGTCCCCTTCGGGCTGTTTGCAGCGGTTTTATCGGCAAGGCGGGGAAAAATTATCGGGTTTTGCGCCGCGATCGCGTTAATTCTCAGTTGCAAAGCCGTTCTTTCCCTTACGGTAGCTGCGATGGGCGTTTGGCTGTTCGCCTGCGAGAAAAAAAGGCTGTACGGCGCGATCGCGTTTTGCGCCGGAATTGCTTGGTTTGCGATCGCTACTCAAATCATTATCCCGACTTTTGGCGGCGCAGGCGCAACCCTAGGGCGGCATTTGTGGCGTTACGCCTACCTCGGCAGTTCCTTCAACGAAATCTTCCAAAACTTCCTCTTTAAACCCCAACTCCTACTCGGGCAAATCTTTTCCTTTGATAGCCTCCGCTATCTCCTATTGCTCGTATTACCGCTTTTGTGGGGACTTTCGCCGCGCCGCCTCGCGCCCCTCATCGCCGCTATTCCCGCCCTTTGCCTCAATCTCCTCGCCGACGATCCCAATCAACGGGATTTGTACTATCAATACTCCCTCCCCGTTCTCCCCTTTCTCATTCTCAGCGTTATCGCAACGCTAGCGGCGGGGGAAGGATTGCGCCTGCGAAGAAAAACGGTAATGTTGTGGTGCGCGATCGCATTTTTTGCCTTCGCCAAACACTACTACATCCTGCGCTTCCTCTCCACCTTCGACACCTGGACAGCGACAACGCAAGCCATGTCAGCGATTCCACCCAACGCCAGCGTCCTCACCGATAACGAACTCGCGCCCCACCTCACCCACCGCCCCACCCTTAAATTAATTAATACGCCGCTTTCCGAAGCCGAACTCGGCGCTTTTGACTTCGTTTTAATCGATTTACGCCGTCCTTGGCCGGATCATGTGGCTTTAGCGCAGCAAAGAGTGGCTTATTTCCGACAGCAGCCAAATTTCAACTTAGTCTCGCAACGAGACGAAATTTATTTATTTGCGCGCAAGCCCCAATCCTCATCGATACTGAGATAG
- a CDS encoding glycosyltransferase 87 family protein encodes MTFVRSRFSLLFRNPVILGAIVVFSFALYLYIFKFQSNIYGFFRIGSVLPFSPYLELKKALIFNGELGFDGQQFLSIAFDPLLHNPDTLSTLDSPRLRYRRILYPLLSYVLGLGNVNLIPYVMVAINIASILGLTWIFTQYSKAKKWRSLFLLCIPGVWIVLSLSTADLLNSLLTIAAFYCYQNSRIGRTAILLSLAYLTKEISVMMGLALILNSAWKRQGKQILYLGAAFIPTLLWNIYVLLRLKSQGFLGINENFGTPLLGITQKILALINGGFSIKNVYEAYAFFLLIVIFASNLVIAAKSLRENRVIGLATLLYGVLFISSSMAMLSYFLNYPRQYIDVYFLLLLTCCNRLPNFERLKLGLIAAAGIESVIFIFGHS; translated from the coding sequence ATGACTTTTGTGCGATCGCGATTCTCGCTTCTCTTCCGAAATCCCGTCATTCTCGGCGCGATCGTCGTTTTTTCTTTCGCACTTTACCTCTACATTTTTAAGTTTCAAAGCAACATCTACGGTTTTTTTCGCATCGGTTCCGTACTGCCTTTCTCTCCTTACCTCGAACTTAAAAAAGCCCTCATATTTAACGGAGAACTCGGCTTTGACGGTCAACAATTTCTCAGCATTGCTTTCGATCCCTTGTTGCACAATCCCGATACTTTGTCAACTCTCGATAGTCCAAGATTGCGATATCGAAGAATTCTTTATCCCTTACTGAGTTACGTTCTCGGACTGGGGAACGTTAACCTGATTCCCTATGTAATGGTGGCGATTAATATCGCTTCTATTCTGGGGTTAACCTGGATTTTTACACAATACTCGAAGGCTAAAAAGTGGCGATCGCTATTCCTCCTCTGCATTCCTGGCGTGTGGATTGTGCTTTCCCTCTCCACCGCCGACTTACTCAATAGTTTGCTAACCATAGCCGCATTTTACTGCTATCAAAACTCGCGAATTGGACGCACTGCAATTCTGCTTTCTTTAGCGTATTTAACGAAAGAAATTTCCGTGATGATGGGACTCGCACTTATTTTAAATAGTGCTTGGAAGCGCCAAGGAAAACAAATCCTCTATTTAGGGGCTGCATTTATTCCCACTTTACTGTGGAATATCTACGTTTTACTGAGACTAAAATCTCAAGGGTTTCTCGGCATCAATGAAAATTTCGGGACTCCCTTGCTCGGCATCACACAAAAAATCTTAGCATTAATCAACGGAGGATTTAGCATTAAAAATGTTTATGAAGCTTATGCTTTTTTCCTGTTGATAGTAATATTTGCTTCAAATCTCGTTATTGCAGCGAAATCACTTCGAGAAAACCGCGTTATCGGGTTAGCGACCTTACTCTACGGCGTATTATTTATTTCCAGCAGTATGGCGATGCTAAGCTATTTCTTGAATTATCCGCGTCAATATATTGATGTTTACTTTCTCTTGCTCTTAACTTGCTGCAATCGCCTCCCCAACTTCGAGCGATTAAAACTTGGCTTAATCGCTGCGGCAGGGATAGAGAGCGTTATCTTTATTTTCGGACATAGTTAG
- the tilS gene encoding tRNA lysidine(34) synthetase TilS — protein sequence MVWTLFHARLHQTCRQQQLLSRQARVLVAVSGGQDSLCLLELLLHLQPKWDWELAVAHCDHGWATDAGIAAHVEEIARGRNLPFFLKVARELPETEAAAREWRYEALMEMAREGGYSAIATGHTLSDRAETFLYNCFRGAGSDGLQAMVWQRSLAPNLQLVRPLLNFSRAETGEFCRQFQLPVWDDAMNHNLKFARNRLRQETIPYLKAHFNPQVETAIAQTAEILRAESDYLEEVASQQLKDCLTPEGMLNCKVLRSIPLAIQRRVVRQFLQKILKIAPNFEQIEAVTQLIDAPKRSRTSSFPGGVVLEVRGDFIGKESK from the coding sequence ATGGTTTGGACGCTTTTCCACGCGCGCTTGCACCAAACCTGTCGGCAACAGCAATTGTTGTCGCGACAAGCGCGAGTGCTAGTGGCGGTTTCGGGGGGACAAGATTCGCTTTGTTTGTTAGAGTTGTTGCTGCACTTGCAACCGAAGTGGGATTGGGAATTGGCGGTGGCGCACTGCGATCATGGTTGGGCGACGGATGCGGGAATTGCGGCGCACGTTGAGGAGATTGCACGCGGGCGAAATCTGCCGTTTTTTCTGAAAGTAGCGCGGGAATTGCCGGAAACGGAAGCAGCGGCGCGGGAGTGGCGATATGAGGCGTTAATGGAAATGGCGCGGGAGGGGGGGTATAGCGCGATCGCGACGGGGCATACATTGAGCGATCGCGCCGAAACTTTCCTGTATAATTGCTTTCGCGGTGCGGGTTCCGATGGTTTGCAGGCGATGGTTTGGCAGCGTTCCCTCGCCCCCAATTTACAATTAGTTCGCCCCTTATTAAACTTTAGCCGCGCGGAAACGGGGGAGTTTTGTCGGCAGTTTCAATTGCCGGTATGGGACGATGCGATGAATCATAACCTGAAGTTTGCGCGCAATCGCCTGCGTCAGGAAACCATTCCCTATTTAAAAGCGCATTTTAACCCGCAAGTGGAAACCGCGATCGCGCAAACAGCCGAAATCTTGCGCGCAGAATCCGACTATCTCGAAGAAGTTGCATCCCAGCAGTTAAAAGATTGCCTTACCCCAGAAGGAATGCTGAATTGTAAGGTATTGCGTTCCATTCCCCTAGCAATTCAGCGTCGCGTCGTGCGTCAATTTTTGCAAAAGATCTTAAAAATTGCTCCGAATTTCGAGCAAATCGAAGCCGTAACGCAGTTAATTGATGCGCCAAAGCGCTCGCGGACTTCTTCTTTTCCGGGCGGTGTGGTGCTGGAAGTGAGAGGGGATTTTATCGGCAAGGAAAGCAAGTGA